The following proteins are encoded in a genomic region of Tigriopus californicus strain San Diego chromosome 6, Tcal_SD_v2.1, whole genome shotgun sequence:
- the LOC131882236 gene encoding small ribosomal subunit protein uS13 has protein sequence MALIVPPNFQHILRVLNTNIDGKRSIMFAMTAIKGIGRRYANIVLKKADIDLSKRAGELTEEEIEKIVTIMQNPRQYKIPDWFLNRQKDIKDGKTNQVMANILDNKLREDLERLKKIRAHRGLRHYWGVRVRGQHTKTTGRRGRTVGVSKKK, from the exons ATGGCGTTGATCGTGCCCCCGAACTTCCAGCACATTTTGCGTGTCCTCAACACCAACATTGATGGCAAGCGAAGCATCATGTTCGCCATGACCGCCATCAAGGGAATTGGCCGGCGCTATGCCAATATCGTGCTCAAGAAG GCCGATATCGACTTGAGCAAACGTGCGGGTGAGTTAACCGAGGAGGAGATTGAGAAGATCGTGACCATCATGCAAAACCCCCGGCAATACAAGATCCCCGACTGGTTCCTTAACAGGCAAAAGGACATCAAGGACG GCAAGACCAACCAAGTGATGGCCAATATCTTGGACAACAAGCTTCGTGAGGATTTGGAGCGTCTGAAGAAGATCCGCGCTCATCGTGGTCTGCGTCATTACTGGGGTGTGCGCGTGCGCGGTCAACACACCAAGACCACCGGTCGACGCGGCCGAACCGTGGGTGTGTCCAAGAAGAAGTAG